A section of the Haliaeetus albicilla chromosome 6, bHalAlb1.1, whole genome shotgun sequence genome encodes:
- the PDE9A gene encoding high affinity cGMP-specific 3',5'-cyclic phosphodiesterase 9A isoform X3 — MREEMAARSSRTNCPCKYNFLDENKRLTPRRDVPSYPKYMLSQETIEALRKPTFDVWLWEPNEMLSCLEHMYHDLGLVKDFNINPITLKRWLLCIHDNYRNNPFHNFRHCFCVTQMMYSMISLCSLQEKFSQIDILILMTAAVCHDLDHPGYNNTYQINARTELAVRYNDISPLENHHCAVAFQIISQPEYNIFSNVDQDQFKQIRQGIITLILATDMARHAEILDSFKEKMENFDYSNEEHMTCLKMVLIKCCDISNEVRPMEVAEPWVDCLLEEYFMQSDREKSEGLPVAPFMDRDKVTKPTAQIGFLKFVLIPMFETVTKLFPEVEEVMLQPLWESRDHYEELKQIDDAMKELQKKKSESLTTSNTEK; from the exons ATGAGGGAGGAAATggcagcaagaagcagcag gaCTAACTGTCCCTGCAAGTACAACTTTTTGGACGAAAACAAGAGGCTGACGCCCCGGCGGGATGTACCATCCTACCCAAAG TACATGCTGTCCCAGGAGACCATAGAAGCGCTTCGGAAACCAACCTTTGACGTCTGGCTGTGGGAGCCCAACGAG ATGCTGAGTTGTTTGGAACATATGTACCATGATCTTGGGTTGGTAAAGGACTTCAACATCAATCCTATCACGTTAAAGAGGTGGTTG ctgtgtATTCATGACAATTACAGAAACAACCCCTTTCATAATTTCCGGCACTGCTTCTGTGTGACCCAGATGATGTACAGCATGATCTCACTCTGCAGCCTCCAG GAGAAATTTTCCCAAATTGATATCTTGATTCTCATGACTGCAGCAGTATGCCATGATTTGGACCATCCGGGCTATAACAACAC CTATCAGATAAACGCACGAACTGAGCTTGCAGTACGCTACAATGACATCTCCCCACTGGAGAACCACCACTGTGCTGTGGCTTTCCAGATCATTTCCCAGCCAGAATACAACATTTTCTCCAATGTCGACCAGGACCAATTCAAACAGATAAGACAG GGGATAATTACGTTAATCCTGGCTACAGACATGGCGAGACATGCAGAAATACTGGActctttcaaggaaaaaatggaaaattttgaTTACTCAAATGAAGAACACATGACCTGT CTGAAGATGGTACTGATAAAATGCTGTGACATCTCCAACGAAGTCCGCCCGATGGAAGTAGCAGAGCCCTGGGTAGATTGCTTACTAGAGGAATATTTTATGCAG AGCGACCGAGAAAAATCTGAGGGGCTTCCAGTGGCACCGTTCATGGACCGTGATAAAGTGACCAAGCCGACGGCACAGATCGGCTTCCTGAAGTTCGTTCTCATCCCCATGTTTGAAACAGTAACAAAG CTATTCCCAGAAGTGGAGGAGGTGATGCTCCAGCCCCTTTGGGAATCCAGGGACCACTATGAGGAATTAAAACAGATAGATGATGCTATGAAAGAA ttgcagaaaaagaaaagtgaaagttTGACTACCAGCAATACCGAAAAGTGA
- the PDE9A gene encoding high affinity cGMP-specific 3',5'-cyclic phosphodiesterase 9A isoform X2, with amino-acid sequence MLEKKVELEGLKVVEIEKCKSDIKKMREEMAARSSRTNCPCKYNFLDENKRLTPRRDVPSYPKYMLSQETIEALRKPTFDVWLWEPNEMLSCLEHMYHDLGLVKDFNINPITLKRWLLCIHDNYRNNPFHNFRHCFCVTQMMYSMISLCSLQEKFSQIDILILMTAAVCHDLDHPGYNNTYQINARTELAVRYNDISPLENHHCAVAFQIISQPEYNIFSNVDQDQFKQIRQGIITLILATDMARHAEILDSFKEKMENFDYSNEEHMTCLKMVLIKCCDISNEVRPMEVAEPWVDCLLEEYFMQSDREKSEGLPVAPFMDRDKVTKPTAQIGFLKFVLIPMFETVTKLFPEVEEVMLQPLWESRDHYEELKQIDDAMKELQKKKSESLTTSNTEK; translated from the exons TGGAAGGCCTGAAAGTAGTAGAGATTGAGAAATGCAAGAGCGACATTAAAAAGATGAGGGAGGAAATggcagcaagaagcagcag gaCTAACTGTCCCTGCAAGTACAACTTTTTGGACGAAAACAAGAGGCTGACGCCCCGGCGGGATGTACCATCCTACCCAAAG TACATGCTGTCCCAGGAGACCATAGAAGCGCTTCGGAAACCAACCTTTGACGTCTGGCTGTGGGAGCCCAACGAG ATGCTGAGTTGTTTGGAACATATGTACCATGATCTTGGGTTGGTAAAGGACTTCAACATCAATCCTATCACGTTAAAGAGGTGGTTG ctgtgtATTCATGACAATTACAGAAACAACCCCTTTCATAATTTCCGGCACTGCTTCTGTGTGACCCAGATGATGTACAGCATGATCTCACTCTGCAGCCTCCAG GAGAAATTTTCCCAAATTGATATCTTGATTCTCATGACTGCAGCAGTATGCCATGATTTGGACCATCCGGGCTATAACAACAC CTATCAGATAAACGCACGAACTGAGCTTGCAGTACGCTACAATGACATCTCCCCACTGGAGAACCACCACTGTGCTGTGGCTTTCCAGATCATTTCCCAGCCAGAATACAACATTTTCTCCAATGTCGACCAGGACCAATTCAAACAGATAAGACAG GGGATAATTACGTTAATCCTGGCTACAGACATGGCGAGACATGCAGAAATACTGGActctttcaaggaaaaaatggaaaattttgaTTACTCAAATGAAGAACACATGACCTGT CTGAAGATGGTACTGATAAAATGCTGTGACATCTCCAACGAAGTCCGCCCGATGGAAGTAGCAGAGCCCTGGGTAGATTGCTTACTAGAGGAATATTTTATGCAG AGCGACCGAGAAAAATCTGAGGGGCTTCCAGTGGCACCGTTCATGGACCGTGATAAAGTGACCAAGCCGACGGCACAGATCGGCTTCCTGAAGTTCGTTCTCATCCCCATGTTTGAAACAGTAACAAAG CTATTCCCAGAAGTGGAGGAGGTGATGCTCCAGCCCCTTTGGGAATCCAGGGACCACTATGAGGAATTAAAACAGATAGATGATGCTATGAAAGAA ttgcagaaaaagaaaagtgaaagttTGACTACCAGCAATACCGAAAAGTGA